One region of Natronobacterium texcoconense genomic DNA includes:
- a CDS encoding S66 family peptidase, with protein MNEFVTPPPLERGSQVAVVAPSSNPTDEFPHVYELGLERLRDVFDLEPVEYPTVSMDQETLANDPEARAKDVMDAFEDPEIDGVITVIGGNDQIKVLEHLDPEILQENPTRLYGYSDNTNLALYLWNLGIVSYYGPTVMVELGMDGHMFDHTVEYTERAFFDESFGEIRPAERFTDEPGDWIDPDSLEEPRETEPNPGWQWAGGDETVEGRLWGGSLEILDQQFVADRYLPDDTELEGTILALETSEELPEPTWVEGVLQALGERGLLERFAGVLVGRPASRSHLEDRPPERRERYREQQRDAITGVFDEYNPDAPIVFDIDFGHTWPTTPIPIGSRVEIDPGTETIRFE; from the coding sequence ATGAACGAATTCGTTACCCCGCCGCCGCTCGAGCGCGGCAGTCAGGTCGCAGTCGTCGCACCGTCGTCGAACCCCACGGACGAGTTCCCGCACGTCTACGAACTCGGCCTCGAGCGGCTCCGGGACGTGTTCGACCTCGAACCCGTCGAGTACCCGACGGTCTCGATGGACCAGGAGACGCTGGCGAACGATCCGGAAGCGCGCGCGAAAGACGTGATGGACGCCTTCGAAGACCCCGAGATAGACGGCGTCATCACCGTCATCGGTGGGAACGACCAGATCAAAGTTCTCGAGCACTTAGATCCCGAGATCCTCCAGGAGAACCCGACCCGGCTCTACGGCTACAGCGACAACACGAACCTCGCGCTGTACCTCTGGAATCTCGGAATCGTCTCCTACTACGGGCCGACGGTGATGGTCGAACTCGGGATGGACGGCCACATGTTCGATCACACCGTCGAGTACACCGAACGTGCGTTCTTCGACGAGTCGTTCGGCGAGATTCGTCCTGCCGAGCGATTCACCGACGAACCCGGCGACTGGATCGATCCGGACTCCCTCGAGGAGCCACGCGAGACCGAACCCAACCCCGGATGGCAGTGGGCCGGCGGCGACGAGACCGTCGAGGGCCGGCTCTGGGGTGGCTCGCTCGAGATTCTCGACCAGCAGTTCGTCGCCGACCGGTACCTACCCGACGACACGGAACTCGAGGGAACGATCCTCGCGCTCGAGACCTCGGAAGAACTGCCGGAACCGACCTGGGTCGAAGGCGTGCTCCAGGCACTGGGCGAACGGGGACTGCTCGAGCGGTTCGCCGGCGTCCTCGTCGGTCGGCCCGCGAGCAGATCCCACCTCGAGGATCGGCCGCCGGAACGACGCGAGCGGTACCGAGAACAGCAACGTGATGCGATTACGGGCGTCTTCGATGAGTACAACCCCGACGCACCGATCGTGTTCGACATCGACTTCGGACACACCTGGCCGACGACGCCGATTCCGATCGGCAGTCGCGTCGAAATCGATCCCGGAACCGAGACGATTCGCTTCGAGTAA
- the dpsA gene encoding DNA starvation/stationary phase protection protein DpsA, translated as MSTQKTVRQSADAVEENELRLDQEKAEQIVDALNTELANSYVLYHQLKKHHWVVEGAEFLPLHEFLEEAYEHVEEGADIIAERAQALGGVPVSGPTNQERRATVEFEGEDVYDVRTMFQNDLEMYGDIIESMRGSIELADNLGDYATAEILREILVTLEEDAHHFEHYLEDDTLVLEEATK; from the coding sequence ATGAGTACACAGAAGACCGTCCGTCAGTCGGCCGACGCCGTCGAGGAGAACGAGCTTCGCCTCGATCAGGAGAAAGCCGAGCAGATCGTCGACGCGCTGAACACGGAACTGGCGAACTCGTACGTCCTGTACCACCAGCTCAAGAAACACCACTGGGTCGTCGAGGGTGCCGAGTTCCTCCCGCTGCACGAGTTCCTCGAGGAGGCCTACGAACACGTCGAGGAAGGCGCAGACATCATCGCCGAGCGCGCCCAGGCACTCGGCGGCGTCCCCGTCTCCGGCCCGACGAACCAGGAGCGACGCGCCACCGTCGAATTCGAGGGCGAGGACGTCTACGACGTCCGGACGATGTTCCAGAACGACCTCGAAATGTACGGCGACATCATCGAGTCGATGCGCGGCAGCATCGAACTCGCCGACAACCTCGGCGACTATGCCACCGCCGAGATCCTGCGCGAGATTCTCGTCACGCTCGAGGAGGACGCCCACCACTTCGAACACTACCTCGAGGACGATACGCTGGTGCTCGAGGAAGCGACGAAGTGA
- a CDS encoding rubrerythrin-like domain-containing protein codes for MSLAEPLEYECVQCNRRELVDDALVSTCRRCGGEMRNVELIRD; via the coding sequence ATGTCACTCGCCGAACCGCTCGAGTACGAGTGCGTCCAATGTAACCGCCGAGAACTGGTCGACGACGCGCTCGTGAGCACCTGCCGACGATGTGGGGGCGAGATGCGAAACGTCGAGTTGATCCGCGACTGA
- a CDS encoding TraB/GumN family protein has translation MSDGGDADVPEPPEPPESGDGSGSVDVLGTAHVSQASVDEVHETVDEKRPDVVAVELDEGRYRQMQGGTPDDLEAKDLLSGNTVFQFLAYWMLSYVQSRLGDQFDVEPGADMQAALEAAERNGSGVALVDRDIQVTIQRFWSRLSFTEKLKMVGGLALGITDPRTIGLTFGAVLGMFVGLVVTAFVAPLLGYGEVLLFGTTDPTTLQYVGALGVGAIGGVLLGLLFLPSLESAGDDSTIDGFQIRLLAGAVIGIVGCLALVTTETFVGPLSATNFESAGIYAIRGTIGILAGLGIGVVIGGALGIVLETLGGDVEDVDEIDIEEMTDGDVVAAMMEEFRRFSPRGANALIDERDAYIAHKLHVLRQEGYDVLAVVGAGHRAGIERYLENPSELPPMESLTGTASSRRFSPMKIFGYLVMIGFFGFFFLLLMAGVQNTFLLQIFLAWFLFNGIFAFTLARLAGARWTSAGVGGLVAWLTSINPMLAPGWFAGYVELRHRPVNVRDIQTLNEIVDDTSRPIGEALGEMFNVPLFRLIMIVALTNIGSLIATLLFPIVVLPWFGGEIGGVDALMNELLQGARNSLELIRGMIT, from the coding sequence ATGAGCGATGGAGGTGACGCCGACGTGCCGGAGCCGCCCGAACCCCCCGAGTCGGGCGACGGCTCCGGTTCCGTCGACGTCCTCGGGACCGCACACGTCTCGCAAGCGAGCGTCGACGAAGTCCACGAGACGGTCGACGAGAAACGACCCGACGTGGTCGCAGTAGAACTCGACGAAGGCCGATACCGCCAGATGCAAGGCGGCACGCCCGACGACCTCGAGGCCAAGGACCTGTTGTCGGGCAACACCGTGTTCCAGTTTCTGGCCTACTGGATGCTGTCGTACGTCCAGTCGCGACTCGGCGACCAGTTCGACGTCGAACCCGGCGCCGACATGCAGGCGGCGCTCGAGGCCGCCGAACGAAACGGTAGCGGCGTCGCGCTGGTCGACCGCGACATTCAGGTGACGATCCAGCGATTCTGGAGCCGCCTCTCCTTCACGGAGAAGCTGAAGATGGTCGGTGGACTGGCGCTGGGTATCACCGATCCCCGGACGATCGGCCTCACGTTCGGTGCCGTCCTCGGAATGTTCGTCGGTCTCGTCGTCACTGCGTTCGTCGCACCGCTGCTCGGTTACGGCGAAGTGCTTCTGTTCGGGACCACCGATCCGACGACGCTGCAGTACGTCGGCGCTCTCGGCGTCGGTGCGATCGGCGGCGTGTTACTCGGGTTGCTCTTTCTCCCCTCTCTCGAATCCGCCGGCGACGATAGCACGATCGACGGCTTCCAGATACGACTGCTCGCTGGCGCCGTCATCGGCATCGTCGGCTGTCTCGCGCTCGTCACGACCGAGACCTTCGTCGGACCGCTGTCGGCGACGAACTTCGAGAGCGCCGGCATCTACGCGATCCGTGGGACGATCGGTATCCTCGCAGGGCTCGGTATCGGTGTCGTGATCGGCGGTGCCCTCGGCATCGTCCTCGAGACGCTCGGCGGCGACGTCGAAGACGTCGACGAGATCGACATCGAGGAGATGACCGACGGCGACGTCGTCGCCGCAATGATGGAGGAGTTCCGCCGGTTCAGCCCGCGCGGAGCGAACGCACTGATCGACGAACGCGACGCCTACATCGCGCACAAACTCCACGTGCTCCGCCAGGAGGGGTACGACGTCCTCGCCGTCGTCGGCGCCGGCCACCGGGCAGGCATCGAACGCTATCTCGAGAATCCTTCGGAGCTGCCGCCGATGGAGTCGCTGACCGGGACGGCCTCGAGTCGCCGGTTTTCGCCGATGAAGATCTTTGGGTACCTGGTCATGATCGGCTTCTTCGGCTTTTTCTTCCTGTTGCTCATGGCTGGCGTCCAGAACACGTTCCTGTTGCAGATCTTCCTGGCGTGGTTCCTGTTCAACGGAATCTTCGCGTTTACACTCGCACGGCTCGCGGGCGCTCGCTGGACCAGCGCCGGCGTCGGTGGACTGGTCGCCTGGCTCACGAGCATCAACCCGATGCTCGCACCAGGCTGGTTCGCCGGCTACGTCGAACTCAGACACCGGCCGGTCAACGTCCGTGACATCCAGACGTTGAACGAGATTGTCGACGACACCAGTCGTCCGATCGGCGAAGCCCTCGGAGAGATGTTCAACGTCCCTCTCTTTCGACTGATCATGATCGTCGCCCTGACCAACATCGGGAGCCTGATTGCAACCTTGCTGTTCCCGATCGTCGTCCTACCGTGGTTCGGCGGCGAAATCGGCGGCGTCGACGCCCTGATGAACGAACTGCTCCAGGGCGCACGGAACAGCCTCGAGCTAATCCGAGGGATGATCACGTGA
- a CDS encoding HAD-IIA family hydrolase — translation MTDYEGVILDVDGTIVRGDELIPGVDAGLRALEAADCSKLLFSNNPTRGGVHYREKLEPHGFEVDPTSVLTSATVSAEYLSRNHADDSVYLVGAERLESILEDAAVELTTDPDEADVVLGSFDDDFSYGTLWESLRALEGEVPFYGTDPDTTIPVDDGTIPGSGAIIAAMEAVADREVDAILGKPSAVAADAAQKRLEADPSEILVVGDRLDTDIALGKRAGMTTAVVLTGITDRSDLESSDVEPDHVLESLGDLETIL, via the coding sequence ATGACCGACTACGAGGGGGTAATCCTCGACGTCGACGGCACGATCGTCCGGGGCGACGAGTTGATTCCTGGCGTGGACGCCGGACTCCGCGCACTCGAGGCCGCGGACTGCTCGAAACTGCTCTTCTCGAACAATCCGACCCGTGGCGGTGTCCACTACCGGGAGAAACTCGAGCCACACGGGTTCGAGGTCGACCCCACGTCGGTGCTGACCTCCGCGACCGTCTCCGCGGAGTACCTCTCACGGAACCACGCGGACGATTCGGTCTATCTCGTCGGCGCGGAGCGCCTCGAGTCGATCCTCGAGGACGCGGCGGTCGAACTGACTACTGATCCCGACGAGGCCGACGTCGTCCTCGGTTCGTTCGACGACGACTTCTCCTACGGTACGCTCTGGGAGTCACTACGTGCGCTCGAGGGCGAGGTCCCGTTCTACGGCACGGATCCAGACACGACGATCCCGGTCGACGACGGCACGATTCCGGGATCGGGGGCGATCATCGCCGCGATGGAGGCCGTCGCCGACCGCGAGGTCGACGCGATCCTCGGCAAGCCATCAGCGGTCGCCGCCGACGCAGCGCAGAAACGCCTCGAAGCCGATCCGAGCGAGATCCTCGTCGTCGGCGATCGACTCGACACGGACATCGCTCTCGGGAAACGCGCGGGGATGACGACGGCCGTCGTACTCACCGGTATCACCGATCGGTCGGATCTCGAGTCATCCGACGTCGAACCCGATCACGTTCTCGAGTCGCTCGGCGATCTCGAGACGATCCTCTGA
- a CDS encoding acyl-CoA thioesterase, protein MTDLIETVVENREMVQPQHSNMLEVAHGGNVMKWMDEVGAMSAMRFAGETCVTARVNRMNFERPIPVGDTAYITAYVYEAGTSSVKVRLVTEREDLRTREREKTTESYFVYVAIDEDNTPTTVPELTVSTDEEKRLQEEAIAGENGES, encoded by the coding sequence ATGACGGATCTCATCGAGACGGTCGTCGAGAACCGGGAGATGGTCCAGCCACAGCACAGCAACATGCTCGAGGTCGCCCACGGGGGCAACGTCATGAAGTGGATGGACGAGGTAGGTGCGATGTCGGCGATGCGATTCGCCGGCGAAACCTGCGTCACCGCCAGAGTCAACCGGATGAACTTCGAGCGGCCGATTCCCGTGGGAGACACGGCCTACATCACGGCCTACGTCTACGAGGCAGGTACCTCGAGCGTCAAGGTGCGGCTGGTCACCGAACGCGAGGACTTGCGTACCCGGGAACGCGAGAAGACGACCGAGTCGTACTTCGTCTACGTCGCGATCGACGAGGACAACACGCCGACCACAGTTCCCGAGTTGACGGTCAGCACGGACGAGGAGAAGCGACTTCAGGAGGAGGCGATCGCGGGGGAGAACGGGGAGAGCTGA
- a CDS encoding SHOCT domain-containing protein, with protein sequence MAESGGREYSLAEIFAIKFVLADVVIIAALLLAGPWVAVAITALFVLSFVLVWYLMQTDESSEEATADAETKVDETAVSDPVTALQSRYAAGELSDAEFEEKLERLIDANERADEAGVETDELELEFER encoded by the coding sequence ATGGCAGAGAGTGGTGGGCGGGAGTACAGCCTCGCGGAGATCTTCGCGATCAAGTTCGTCCTCGCGGACGTGGTGATCATCGCGGCGCTGTTGCTCGCCGGGCCCTGGGTTGCAGTCGCGATTACGGCCCTGTTCGTCCTCAGTTTCGTACTCGTGTGGTATCTCATGCAAACGGACGAATCCTCCGAAGAAGCGACCGCCGACGCCGAAACGAAAGTGGATGAAACCGCTGTATCCGACCCCGTCACGGCACTCCAGAGCCGATACGCCGCCGGCGAACTCTCCGATGCGGAGTTCGAGGAGAAACTCGAGCGTCTGATCGACGCCAACGAGCGAGCGGACGAAGCCGGCGTCGAAACGGACGAACTGGAACTCGAGTTCGAGCGGTGA
- the purM gene encoding phosphoribosylformylglycinamidine cyclo-ligase, translating into MTDSADDGDERLTYAETGVDIEASEDATAALLEAFGSDLTTEYAGLIDIGDRYLALATDGVGTKLLVAEAIEDFSTIGIDCIAMNVNDLVAAGVEPVAFVDYLAIDEPDEEITNQVGEGLAVGLEEADLTMLGGETAVMPEVVKGFDLAGTCAGLAKKDDVLEGEAEVGDVLVGFASNGIHSNGLTLAREAVTRDHEYTDPFPYDDERTIGEELLRPTRIYTDLLEPMHEHDVRAAAHVTGGGWTNLLRMGEYEYVVDDPFPAQPIFEFVQDEGNVTDEEMHRTFNMGTGFVVAVPEDRAEDLVAATDGKVVGRVEDGASVEIRGLSLS; encoded by the coding sequence ATGACCGATTCAGCGGACGACGGCGACGAACGGCTCACGTACGCCGAGACGGGCGTCGACATCGAGGCCAGCGAGGACGCGACCGCGGCCCTGCTCGAGGCCTTCGGCAGCGACCTCACGACCGAGTACGCCGGTCTGATCGATATCGGCGACCGCTACCTGGCGCTTGCGACCGACGGCGTCGGCACGAAACTGCTCGTCGCCGAGGCAATCGAGGACTTCTCGACGATCGGCATCGACTGCATCGCGATGAACGTCAACGACCTCGTGGCCGCGGGCGTCGAACCCGTCGCCTTCGTCGACTACCTCGCGATCGACGAACCCGACGAGGAGATCACGAATCAGGTCGGCGAGGGACTCGCGGTCGGACTCGAGGAGGCCGACCTGACGATGCTCGGCGGCGAGACTGCGGTCATGCCCGAGGTCGTGAAAGGGTTCGACCTCGCGGGGACCTGTGCGGGACTGGCGAAGAAAGACGACGTACTCGAGGGCGAGGCAGAGGTCGGCGACGTTCTCGTCGGCTTCGCCTCGAACGGCATCCACTCCAACGGGCTGACGCTGGCTCGCGAGGCCGTCACGCGCGACCACGAGTACACCGACCCGTTCCCGTACGACGACGAGCGGACGATCGGCGAGGAACTGCTGCGACCGACCCGGATCTACACGGACCTGCTCGAGCCGATGCACGAACACGACGTCCGGGCGGCGGCCCACGTCACCGGCGGCGGCTGGACGAACCTCCTGCGGATGGGCGAGTACGAGTACGTCGTCGACGATCCGTTCCCGGCCCAGCCGATCTTCGAGTTCGTCCAGGACGAAGGGAACGTGACGGACGAGGAGATGCACCGGACGTTCAACATGGGAACCGGGTTCGTCGTCGCCGTTCCCGAGGATCGGGCCGAGGACCTCGTCGCGGCGACCGACGGGAAGGTCGTCGGTCGCGTCGAAGACGGGGCGTCGGTCGAGATTCGCGGCCTCTCGCTGTCCTGA
- a CDS encoding YMGG-like glycine zipper-containing protein → MRERFTNVLRRARYAAIGAAIGAAIGGLFNRNAASTGGAIGALVGATLADTHSTASEYVEEAKSRKVKMK, encoded by the coding sequence ATGAGAGAGCGATTCACGAACGTGCTTCGGCGCGCCCGGTACGCGGCGATCGGTGCGGCGATCGGCGCTGCGATCGGCGGACTGTTCAATCGAAATGCGGCGAGTACCGGCGGCGCGATTGGCGCGCTCGTCGGCGCGACCCTCGCAGACACGCACAGCACCGCGAGCGAGTACGTAGAGGAGGCGAAGAGTCGGAAAGTTAAAATGAAATAA
- a CDS encoding DUF7501 family protein, with amino-acid sequence MAVSTTADWSDPITCPFCGDELASPGAGFVDHVDENGDCKRDFDLWRENVAGDLAGEWSG; translated from the coding sequence ATGGCAGTGAGCACGACAGCAGACTGGAGCGACCCGATCACGTGTCCCTTCTGTGGGGACGAACTCGCATCGCCCGGCGCAGGATTCGTCGATCACGTCGACGAGAACGGAGACTGTAAACGCGACTTCGACCTCTGGCGGGAGAACGTCGCTGGCGACCTCGCCGGCGAATGGTCGGGCTGA
- a CDS encoding MFS transporter, translated as MSVTRAVRRATELDVLVLTAGIWFLAKFIRYAFPPLFGPLQESYGVSNAVLGTAFTGFMLVYAAMQFPSGVLADRLGSVTVITAGVLVAALASLSLVVDSPFVVLALAMLVMGAGTGAHKTVAVRLLSRTYPSRTGRALGVFDTVGTFGGVIAPAAVVAAAGIAFAFGESWRVIFLAAGTVGVGFAVAFWRRVPSRVPDGETSSDATTLAVGSDELRRYATLFLDWRFAVFALLTVLFSFTYNGLVAFAPLYLTDEAQLTDATAGLLYSGLFLASLVQLVTGELSDRLGRLPIIVATLGLATTSLVAFVSLTGTAGPVVLGTALVAAGIGSHGFRPVRGAYLMSAIPDEVAAGGLGVVRTLLMAAGAIAPAVVGTMSETVGFRPAFWLLTASVGGATLLAVVLLIARPNR; from the coding sequence ATGTCGGTTACCAGGGCGGTTCGACGGGCGACGGAGCTAGACGTTCTCGTTCTGACTGCCGGAATCTGGTTTCTCGCGAAATTCATCCGGTATGCGTTCCCACCTCTCTTTGGCCCCCTTCAGGAGAGCTACGGCGTCTCGAACGCCGTCCTCGGAACGGCGTTTACCGGTTTCATGCTCGTCTACGCGGCCATGCAGTTTCCCTCCGGCGTGCTCGCGGATCGGCTCGGCTCCGTGACTGTCATTACCGCAGGCGTCCTCGTCGCGGCGCTCGCGTCGCTTTCGCTGGTCGTCGACTCCCCGTTCGTCGTCCTCGCTCTCGCGATGCTCGTCATGGGTGCGGGAACCGGCGCACACAAGACCGTCGCCGTTCGGTTACTCTCTCGAACGTACCCTTCCCGGACGGGACGTGCGCTCGGCGTCTTCGATACGGTCGGGACGTTCGGCGGCGTGATCGCGCCTGCGGCAGTCGTCGCCGCCGCTGGAATCGCGTTCGCGTTCGGCGAAAGCTGGCGCGTCATCTTCTTGGCCGCCGGCACCGTCGGCGTCGGGTTCGCGGTCGCGTTCTGGCGACGCGTTCCGTCGCGAGTGCCCGACGGGGAAACCAGTTCCGACGCGACGACTCTGGCCGTCGGATCCGACGAACTCCGCCGGTACGCGACGCTGTTTCTGGACTGGCGCTTTGCCGTCTTCGCGCTCCTGACGGTACTCTTCTCGTTTACCTACAACGGGCTGGTCGCGTTCGCCCCGCTGTATCTGACCGACGAAGCACAGCTCACGGACGCCACTGCCGGACTGCTGTACAGCGGACTCTTTCTCGCGAGTCTCGTCCAGCTGGTGACCGGCGAACTCAGTGATCGGCTCGGTCGGCTACCGATCATCGTCGCAACGCTTGGACTCGCGACGACCTCGCTCGTCGCGTTCGTCTCGCTGACCGGAACGGCCGGCCCGGTCGTCCTCGGAACCGCGCTCGTCGCCGCCGGGATCGGCTCTCACGGGTTCCGCCCCGTTAGAGGCGCCTACCTCATGTCCGCGATTCCTGACGAGGTCGCCGCTGGCGGTCTGGGCGTCGTCCGAACCCTGTTGATGGCGGCCGGAGCTATCGCGCCCGCAGTCGTCGGCACGATGTCGGAAACCGTCGGATTCCGGCCTGCGTTCTGGCTGCTCACAGCGTCGGTCGGCGGCGCCACCCTGCTGGCGGTCGTGCTCCTGATCGCACGGCCGAACCGATAG
- a CDS encoding macro domain-containing protein, producing the protein MEFDVIQGDIAEQPAEALVNAAGTSLRMGSGVAGALRRAAGEEINEEAMENGPVDLGEVAVTDAYDLDADHVIHAAAMPHYGDGEATEESIRDATRNALEKADELGCESLVLPALGCGVAGFDLTKGAEIIGEEIETYEPETLEEVRFVAYSDEEYDAVRSATGKTEETEMDETEADR; encoded by the coding sequence ATGGAGTTCGACGTGATCCAGGGAGACATCGCCGAACAGCCCGCCGAGGCGCTCGTCAACGCCGCCGGAACGAGCCTCCGGATGGGATCGGGTGTCGCCGGCGCGCTCAGACGGGCCGCGGGCGAGGAGATCAACGAGGAAGCGATGGAAAACGGGCCAGTGGACCTGGGCGAGGTCGCCGTCACCGACGCCTACGACCTGGATGCCGACCACGTCATCCACGCGGCCGCGATGCCTCACTACGGCGACGGCGAGGCGACCGAAGAGAGCATCCGCGACGCAACCCGGAACGCGCTCGAGAAGGCCGACGAACTCGGCTGCGAGTCGCTCGTTCTGCCGGCGCTCGGCTGTGGCGTCGCCGGCTTCGACCTCACGAAGGGCGCCGAGATCATCGGCGAGGAGATCGAGACGTACGAACCGGAGACGCTCGAGGAGGTTCGGTTCGTCGCCTACAGCGACGAGGAGTACGACGCGGTGCGGTCGGCTACGGGGAAAACCGAGGAGACGGAGATGGACGAAACCGAGGCCGACCGCTGA
- a CDS encoding zinc metalloprotease, producing MSVRNSRRSEPELTFSDKELFDLAIAWIVLSVAFALLLAPIHRAEWVTVGYFLTRVVLSFVTVGVAFLLHELAHKVVAIEYGQIAEFRADYQMLFLAIMSALIGFLFAAPGAVYHRGRITLEENGHIALAGPVTNLLLALLFFPLLILFRGQTELAWYLGLIGHMGVLINLFLAAFNMIPFGPLDGKSVLEWSKPVFAAVFGLSLVLLAGFLFRFGFW from the coding sequence GTGAGCGTCCGTAACAGTCGCCGTTCCGAGCCCGAACTCACGTTCAGCGACAAGGAACTGTTCGACCTCGCGATCGCCTGGATTGTTCTGAGCGTCGCCTTTGCACTGTTGCTCGCACCGATCCACCGCGCCGAATGGGTCACCGTCGGTTACTTCCTCACGAGGGTCGTCCTGAGTTTCGTAACTGTCGGGGTCGCGTTCCTCCTGCACGAACTCGCACACAAGGTCGTCGCGATCGAGTACGGCCAGATCGCCGAATTCCGGGCAGACTACCAGATGCTGTTCCTGGCGATCATGAGCGCACTGATCGGATTTCTTTTCGCTGCACCGGGGGCCGTCTACCATCGTGGACGGATCACGCTCGAGGAAAACGGTCACATCGCGCTTGCAGGTCCCGTAACGAATCTCCTGCTCGCGTTGCTTTTCTTCCCGCTTTTGATCCTGTTCCGCGGTCAGACAGAGTTGGCCTGGTACCTCGGCCTGATCGGACACATGGGCGTCCTGATCAACCTCTTCCTCGCAGCGTTCAACATGATCCCGTTTGGACCGTTGGACGGTAAAAGCGTCCTCGAGTGGAGCAAGCCAGTTTTTGCGGCTGTGTTTGGGCTGAGTTTGGTTCTACTGGCCGGCTTCCTCTTCCGGTTTGGATTCTGGTAG
- a CDS encoding aldehyde dehydrogenase family protein, producing the protein METRVAQRRERIYVDGEWLETDDAITVSDLADGGSFARIDAAGPAEARTALEAAHARKPELRQTTVVERAKWCEAIAEGLRERSEELAEVIVREAGKPISSGRGEVESAAERFDRAAEEARNIVSKGEFREGSTDGHEGWQAIVKHEPIGAVLCITPYNYPLATTALQVAPALAAGNSVLLKPASKTPISAAILADVISEVDGIPDGAFNFVPGEASEIGDVLAGDDRVNAIAMTGSSGAGKHIARESGMVNLHMELGGNAPAIVFDDADLEDVAGNCAKGSFKYAGQRCSAVSRVVAHESVHDEIVDLLEDEMDAWQPGDLFEEGTTVGPLISADQADWVQELVDDAVAKGAELVRGGERRAPEGVPDDLADQFFEPTLLANVPHDARIVDEEQFGPVAAVTTFSDEEEAVEIANGSDLALDAAVFTNDYKRAMRVADLVDAGAVRINGAPSHGLGDVPFGGNKDSGIGREGLDASIHEMMREKSIVL; encoded by the coding sequence ATGGAAACCAGAGTTGCACAGCGGCGAGAGCGGATATACGTAGACGGCGAGTGGCTCGAGACCGACGACGCGATCACGGTCTCGGATCTCGCAGACGGTGGCTCGTTCGCGCGGATCGACGCTGCAGGACCGGCCGAGGCGCGCACGGCACTCGAGGCGGCCCACGCGCGAAAGCCCGAACTCCGGCAGACGACCGTCGTCGAGCGCGCGAAGTGGTGTGAAGCGATCGCCGAGGGGCTGCGCGAGCGCAGCGAGGAACTCGCGGAAGTGATCGTCCGGGAAGCCGGCAAGCCGATCTCGTCGGGCCGTGGTGAGGTCGAATCGGCCGCCGAACGGTTCGACCGCGCGGCGGAGGAAGCCCGCAACATCGTCAGTAAAGGCGAGTTCCGCGAGGGCTCGACCGACGGTCACGAGGGCTGGCAGGCCATCGTCAAGCACGAGCCGATCGGCGCCGTGCTCTGTATCACGCCGTACAACTATCCGCTGGCCACGACAGCACTACAGGTTGCGCCTGCACTCGCAGCGGGCAACAGCGTCCTGCTCAAACCCGCGAGCAAGACGCCGATTTCCGCGGCGATCCTCGCAGACGTCATCAGCGAGGTCGACGGCATCCCGGACGGCGCGTTCAACTTCGTCCCCGGCGAGGCGAGCGAGATCGGTGACGTCCTCGCGGGCGACGACCGCGTCAACGCCATCGCGATGACCGGTTCGTCGGGCGCCGGGAAACACATCGCACGCGAAAGCGGGATGGTCAACCTGCACATGGAACTGGGCGGTAACGCCCCTGCGATCGTCTTCGACGACGCCGACCTCGAGGACGTCGCGGGCAACTGCGCAAAGGGGTCGTTCAAGTACGCCGGCCAACGCTGTTCGGCCGTCTCGCGCGTCGTCGCCCACGAGTCGGTCCACGACGAGATCGTCGACCTGCTCGAGGACGAGATGGACGCCTGGCAACCCGGCGACCTCTTCGAGGAGGGCACCACCGTCGGACCCCTCATCAGCGCGGATCAGGCTGACTGGGTCCAGGAACTCGTCGACGACGCCGTCGCAAAGGGCGCCGAACTCGTCCGCGGCGGGGAGCGTCGCGCTCCCGAAGGCGTTCCGGACGACCTCGCGGACCAGTTCTTCGAGCCGACGCTGCTGGCCAACGTCCCCCACGACGCCCGCATCGTCGACGAAGAACAGTTCGGTCCCGTCGCCGCCGTCACCACCTTCTCGGACGAGGAAGAGGCCGTCGAGATCGCCAACGGCTCGGATCTGGCACTCGACGCCGCCGTCTTCACGAACGACTACAAGCGCGCGATGCGTGTGGCCGATCTGGTCGACGCCGGCGCGGTCCGCATCAACGGCGCGCCGTCCCACGGACTGGGTGACGTCCCCTTTGGCGGCAACAAGGACTCGGGCATCGGCCGCGAGGGACTCGACGCCTCGATCCACGAGATGATGCGCGAGAAGAGTATTGTCCTCTAG